Proteins found in one Homalodisca vitripennis isolate AUS2020 chromosome 4, UT_GWSS_2.1, whole genome shotgun sequence genomic segment:
- the LOC124361024 gene encoding jerky protein homolog-like, whose amino-acid sequence MCSSESGGVTLKSVMNSHHVMKSVDGNIALKFLPPNVTPLIQPMDQGVIAATTKNYRSHLLERRINEGYDLKSFWKDFSILDSIYDIAAAWKSVKSSTLQKSWKKLMASEENSNISVEEEALQYQSDVDCALALAQLARTVEGGEQVNDENINEWMNCDADDPGYELLSDEDIINKAQRVEEEIYNNEEEEMPPQSRVSHESALQHVERLIEYLEGEDFGTVADDLTLRKLRSQIRVKCHNKTKHKKLTEFLKAN is encoded by the coding sequence ATGTGTAGCAGTGAGAGTGGCGGTGTGACTCTGAAATCTGTGATGAACAGTCATCATGTGATGAAATCTGTTGATGGGAACATTGCTTTAAAGTTTTTACCGCCAAATGTAACTCCTTTGATCCAACcaatggatcaaggagttattgcaGCCACAACAAAGAATTATAGGTCCCATTTACTAGAAAGAAgaataaatgaaggttatgacctGAAATCGTTCTGGAAAGATTTTTCTATTCTTGACAGCATTTACGACATTGCAGCAGCTTGGAAGTCAGTAAAATCGTCAACCTTGCAAAAATCATGGAAGAAACTAATGGCGAGTGAAGAAAACAGCAATATTAGTGTAGAAGAAGAAGCCCTTCAATATCAATCTGATGTAGATTGTGCATTAGCTTTAGCACAATTGGCAAGAACCGTCGAAGGGGGTGAGCAAGTTAATGACGAAAACATCAATGAATGGATGAACTGTGATGCTGATGATCCCGGGTACGAACTCCTGAGTGATGAAGACATCATTAACAAAGCTCAGAGAGTCGAGGAAGAAATTTACAACAATGAAGAAGAAGAGATGCCTCCTCAATCGCGTGTTTCACATGAATCAGCTCTTCAACACGTTGAACGACTTATTGAATATTTAGAGGGCGAAGACTTCGGGACAGTTGCAGACGATCTTACATTACGTAAACTTAGATCACAAATTAGGGTTAAGtgccataacaaaacaaaacataagaaACTTACTGagtttttaaaagcaaattaa